A genomic window from Gammaproteobacteria bacterium includes:
- a CDS encoding pilus assembly protein, whose product MRKRSKQFGQGMTEYIIIVALIALAAIAVYGFFGKTLRNQVAGMSQELAGQKNTGTSAASSSAGSAASSANKSQGLKDYGSSN is encoded by the coding sequence ATGCGTAAACGTAGCAAGCAGTTTGGCCAGGGTATGACGGAGTACATCATCATCGTGGCCCTGATCGCGCTGGCCGCGATCGCGGTTTACGGTTTCTTCGGCAAAACCCTGCGTAACCAGGTTGCCGGCATGAGTCAGGAACTCGCGGGACAGAAAAATACCGGGACGAGTGCGGCGTCTAGCAGTGCCGGTAGCGCTGCCAGCAGTGCCAACAAGTCCCAGGGCCTCAAAGATTACGGGTCGTCGAACTAG